The Moraxella osloensis genome contains a region encoding:
- the mscL gene encoding large conductance mechanosensitive channel protein MscL, translating to MSMMSEFKEFALKGNVMDLAVGVIIGGAFGKITTSLVEDIIMPIISAIMGGKIDFTNMFMVLGDVPAGTAMTYDALKKAGVPVFAYGNFITILINFIILAFIIFMLVKAMNRLRRQSEAQEAAAPEPSEEVLLLREISSKLSK from the coding sequence ATGAGTATGATGTCAGAATTTAAGGAGTTTGCCCTCAAAGGTAACGTGATGGATTTGGCAGTGGGTGTCATCATCGGTGGCGCATTTGGTAAAATTACGACGTCATTGGTAGAAGATATTATTATGCCGATTATCTCTGCGATTATGGGCGGCAAAATCGACTTTACCAATATGTTTATGGTGTTAGGTGATGTACCTGCAGGCACCGCCATGACGTATGATGCGCTCAAAAAAGCGGGCGTGCCTGTGTTTGCATATGGTAATTTTATCACCATCTTAATCAACTTTATTATTTTGGCATTTATTATCTTTATGTTGGTGAAAGCTATGAACCGCCTACGCCGTCAAAGCGAAGCGCAAGAAGCGGCTGCACCAGAACCATCAGAAGAAGTACTATTGCTCCGTGAAATCAGCAGTAAATTAAGCAAATAA
- the typA gene encoding translational GTPase TypA, which translates to MSDSIKNLRNIAIIAHVDHGKTTLVDKLLQQSGTFGERAAEVERVMDSNALEQERGITILAKNTAIKWTNPKDGVEYRINIVDTPGHADFGGEVERVMSMVDCVLLLVDAVDGPMPQTRFVTSKAFARGLKPIVVINKIDKPSARPDWVMDQVFDLFDNLGATDEQLDFPIVYTSAMNGIAGLSPDELAEDMQPLFETIVNVVEPPQVDTDGPFRMQISSLDYDNFKGLIGIGRIQRGSVKTNTPVTIVDKEGNKRNGRILQIMGYHGLERIEVPMAQAGDIVCITGIDALNISDTICDPQNVEALPPLSVDEPTVSMTFQVNNSPFAGKEGKFVTSRNIRERLERELIHNVALRVEDTDSPDKFKVSGRGELHLSVLIENMRREGFELGVSRPEVIVREIDGEKQEPFENVIFDVEEQHQGAVMEQMGYRKGELTNMEVDGKGRIRIEAIVPSRGLIGFRSEFLTITSGTGIMTSSFSHYGPVKTGDVAKRQNGVLISMVNGTVLGYALFNLQERGRMFVSPQTEVYEGMIVGQNSRSDDMVVNPTKAKQLTNVRASGTDDAIILTPPIIFTLEQALEFIEDDELVEVTPKSIRLRKKYLTENERKRNGRK; encoded by the coding sequence ATGTCAGATTCAATCAAAAATCTTCGCAATATTGCGATTATTGCCCACGTTGACCATGGTAAAACTACTCTAGTCGATAAACTGTTACAACAATCAGGTACTTTTGGTGAGCGTGCCGCAGAAGTTGAACGCGTCATGGACTCTAACGCATTAGAGCAAGAGCGTGGTATTACCATTTTAGCCAAAAACACGGCGATCAAATGGACCAATCCTAAAGACGGCGTTGAATACCGTATTAACATCGTCGACACCCCCGGTCACGCCGACTTCGGTGGTGAAGTTGAACGCGTGATGTCGATGGTTGACTGTGTGTTGTTATTAGTTGATGCCGTTGATGGTCCTATGCCACAAACCCGTTTTGTGACCTCAAAAGCATTTGCCCGTGGCTTAAAGCCAATCGTGGTGATTAATAAAATTGACAAACCAAGCGCACGTCCAGACTGGGTCATGGATCAGGTGTTTGATTTGTTTGATAATTTGGGTGCGACAGATGAGCAGCTAGATTTTCCCATCGTTTATACCTCTGCCATGAATGGTATTGCAGGGTTATCGCCTGACGAGCTTGCAGAAGATATGCAGCCATTGTTTGAAACCATCGTTAATGTTGTTGAGCCACCACAGGTGGATACGGACGGTCCATTCCGTATGCAGATTTCAAGCCTTGATTATGATAACTTCAAAGGTTTGATTGGTATTGGTCGTATTCAGCGTGGCTCGGTTAAAACCAATACGCCTGTAACGATTGTTGATAAAGAAGGTAATAAACGTAACGGCCGTATCCTACAAATCATGGGTTACCATGGTCTTGAACGTATCGAAGTACCTATGGCGCAGGCAGGTGATATCGTCTGTATCACGGGTATCGATGCGTTAAATATTTCTGATACTATCTGTGATCCACAAAACGTAGAAGCCTTACCACCGCTAAGTGTCGATGAGCCAACCGTATCGATGACTTTCCAAGTGAACAACTCACCGTTTGCGGGTAAAGAAGGTAAATTCGTGACGTCGCGCAATATTCGTGAACGCCTAGAACGTGAGTTAATTCATAACGTGGCACTTCGCGTAGAAGATACCGACAGTCCTGATAAATTTAAAGTCTCAGGTCGTGGGGAACTTCATTTATCTGTATTGATTGAGAATATGCGCCGTGAAGGTTTTGAGCTCGGTGTGTCACGTCCAGAAGTAATTGTTCGTGAAATCGATGGTGAGAAACAAGAACCCTTTGAAAATGTGATTTTTGACGTTGAAGAACAGCACCAAGGCGCGGTAATGGAGCAAATGGGCTACCGTAAAGGCGAATTGACCAATATGGAAGTTGACGGCAAAGGTCGTATCCGTATTGAAGCGATAGTACCGTCACGTGGTTTGATTGGTTTTCGCTCTGAGTTCTTAACCATTACCTCAGGTACCGGTATCATGACTTCAAGTTTCTCACATTATGGTCCTGTCAAAACAGGCGATGTGGCAAAACGCCAAAATGGGGTGTTGATTTCTATGGTGAATGGTACGGTATTGGGATATGCGCTATTTAACCTTCAAGAACGCGGTCGTATGTTTGTATCACCACAAACTGAAGTATATGAAGGCATGATTGTTGGTCAAAACTCACGTAGCGATGACATGGTAGTCAATCCAACCAAAGCAAAACAGTTGACGAACGTGCGCGCCAGTGGTACCGATGATGCGATTATTTTAACGCCGCCAATCATTTTTACCCTTGAACAAGCGCTTGAATTTATTGAAGATGATGAGCTGGTTGAAGTGACACCAAAATCAATTCGTCTACGCAAAAAATACTTGACTGAGAATGAACGTAAACGTAACGGTCGTAAATAA
- a CDS encoding multidrug effflux MFS transporter, which translates to MNLPPTPHPKPSHELDYPTVWIMILGLIIAIGPLSIDMYLPALPSMAQDFGVATAFMSNSVPAYFVGLVVGQLFYGPISDRIGRIKPLYVGMVLYVIASVMCATTTNEYVLFVSRTLQALGACVGTVVSRAMIRDRLHPKQMAKAFSLMVLVMGIAPILAPSLGSLLLKVASWRVIFWFLAGFGVLNIVLIRLFLHETLTDEFRNNRPMNDVLSQYWDLLKDTQFNYPAIGAGLLMGSMFVYISAAPELIMEGYGVTPQHFSWIFGMNAAGFIGLTQVNQWLVNRYRLVSLLRFGAVIQVIAAGCLMLLGLVFGTQAWLPLVLASIFCCIAGLGLTQPNSGAIALAFQKRRAGMASALQGSLNFVVGIFGGLVLNILPFNPVAKLGITMFILMTIGAFLVFQIDKNLDVADVD; encoded by the coding sequence ATGAACCTACCACCAACACCGCACCCTAAGCCATCGCACGAGTTAGACTATCCAACCGTTTGGATTATGATTTTGGGGTTGATTATTGCTATCGGTCCGCTGTCGATTGATATGTATTTGCCGGCTTTGCCCAGTATGGCACAAGATTTTGGCGTGGCAACAGCTTTTATGTCCAATTCGGTGCCTGCCTATTTTGTGGGATTGGTGGTCGGGCAGTTGTTTTATGGTCCGATTTCGGATCGGATTGGGCGCATCAAGCCCTTGTATGTGGGCATGGTACTGTATGTGATTGCTTCGGTGATGTGCGCCACCACCACCAATGAATACGTGCTGTTTGTCTCACGAACGCTGCAGGCATTAGGCGCGTGTGTGGGAACGGTGGTGTCGCGAGCGATGATTCGTGACCGCTTGCATCCCAAGCAAATGGCAAAGGCATTTTCGCTGATGGTTCTAGTGATGGGGATTGCGCCGATTTTGGCACCAAGCTTGGGGTCGTTGTTGTTAAAAGTCGCCAGTTGGCGGGTGATTTTTTGGTTTTTGGCGGGGTTTGGTGTTTTAAATATCGTGCTGATCCGGCTGTTTTTGCATGAAACTTTGACCGATGAGTTTCGCAACAACCGTCCGATGAATGACGTGCTCAGTCAATACTGGGATTTGCTCAAAGACACCCAGTTTAATTATCCTGCGATTGGCGCAGGGCTGCTGATGGGTTCGATGTTTGTGTATATCAGCGCCGCACCTGAGCTAATTATGGAAGGGTATGGGGTCACGCCGCAGCATTTTAGCTGGATTTTTGGCATGAATGCGGCAGGTTTTATTGGGTTGACACAGGTCAACCAATGGCTGGTGAACCGTTATCGTCTAGTCAGTTTGCTGCGATTTGGGGCGGTAATACAAGTAATTGCAGCAGGGTGTTTGATGCTGCTAGGCTTAGTCTTTGGCACGCAAGCTTGGCTGCCGTTGGTGCTCGCCAGTATTTTTTGTTGTATTGCAGGGTTAGGACTCACTCAGCCCAATTCAGGTGCCATTGCTTTGGCATTTCAAAAACGCCGCGCTGGCATGGCGAGTGCCTTGCAAGGCTCACTCAACTTTGTCGTCGGTATTTTTGGCGGATTAGTATTAAATATCCTGCCCTTTAATCCGGTCGCCAAGCTAGGTATTACCATGTTTATATTGATGACTATCGGCGCATTTTTGGTATTTCAAATCGACAAAAATCTCGATGTGGCGGATGTGGACTAA
- a CDS encoding D-amino acid dehydrogenase, giving the protein MTKQVIVLGAGVVGVTTAWQLRQAGFEVTVIERESSAALSTSFANGGQISVSHATPWANPDTPYKALKWLFREDAPLLFRWRRLLGLPGNAGQDTAPDMALWRWGWQFLQQCNAKSADANLVQMVNLGLYSRQILGEVRAQTGIDYDCLTRGIMHFYTDHAEFQAAIAPTKRMQQLGCDRQVISVHKAIELEPALTGIGKELVGATYTALDESGDAQKFTHRLAALCQQQGVTFLFNTAIKRLVYHNQHIAGVEVISVDSKDNAALPAQSQILSADAYVLALGSYSPALVKALGINLPIYPAKGYSATYPVLRPDETPYVSLIDDEFKLVYSRLGDRLRVAGTAEFNGFNLELNPVRCQAITRRVRAVFGDAVDLTQPNYWTGLRPMTPSNVPIIGRAVNRQGRIDNLYLNTGHGTLGWTHSNGSAKAIADIMQGRQPQVNFNFVGLQD; this is encoded by the coding sequence ATGACAAAGCAGGTAATCGTGCTTGGTGCAGGGGTGGTGGGTGTCACCACTGCTTGGCAGCTACGACAAGCAGGGTTTGAGGTAACGGTAATCGAGCGTGAAAGCAGCGCTGCATTGTCAACATCGTTTGCCAATGGTGGGCAAATATCTGTATCACATGCCACGCCTTGGGCAAATCCTGATACACCCTATAAAGCGCTAAAATGGTTATTTCGAGAAGATGCGCCATTGTTGTTTCGCTGGCGTCGGTTGTTGGGTTTGCCGGGCAACGCGGGACAAGATACAGCCCCTGATATGGCGCTGTGGCGATGGGGTTGGCAGTTTTTGCAGCAGTGCAATGCGAAAAGTGCCGATGCTAATTTGGTGCAGATGGTCAATTTAGGATTATACTCTCGGCAGATACTGGGGGAAGTCAGGGCGCAAACAGGCATTGATTACGACTGTCTAACACGCGGTATTATGCATTTTTATACCGATCATGCTGAGTTTCAAGCAGCGATAGCACCCACTAAACGGATGCAGCAATTGGGCTGTGATCGGCAAGTGATTAGTGTGCATAAAGCGATAGAATTAGAGCCTGCGTTAACTGGTATTGGCAAAGAATTGGTTGGGGCGACTTATACCGCACTTGATGAATCAGGGGATGCCCAAAAATTCACCCACCGCTTGGCAGCACTTTGTCAACAGCAAGGGGTAACATTTTTATTTAATACTGCGATCAAACGACTTGTTTATCATAACCAACACATTGCCGGTGTGGAAGTAATCTCCGTTGATAGCAAAGATAATGCGGCTTTGCCAGCGCAGTCACAGATACTGTCCGCCGATGCGTATGTACTGGCGTTAGGGAGTTATAGTCCTGCTTTAGTCAAAGCATTGGGTATCAATCTACCCATCTATCCTGCCAAAGGCTATTCAGCCACGTACCCCGTGTTGCGACCCGATGAGACACCTTATGTAAGCTTGATTGATGATGAGTTTAAGCTGGTGTACTCGCGTTTAGGCGATCGCTTGCGAGTAGCAGGAACGGCTGAATTTAACGGGTTTAACCTTGAGCTTAATCCCGTTCGTTGCCAAGCGATTACGCGGCGGGTGAGAGCGGTGTTTGGGGATGCGGTAGATTTGACCCAGCCAAATTATTGGACAGGGCTGCGACCGATGACACCGTCAAATGTGCCGATTATCGGTCGCGCGGTCAATCGTCAAGGACGTATTGATAATTTGTATCTCAACACCGGACATGGTACTTTGGGCTGGACGCACTCGAACGGCTCAGCAAAAGCGATTGCTGATATCATGCAAGGGCGTCAGCCACAAGTAAATTTTAACTTTGTGGGCTTGCAGGATTAA
- a CDS encoding DODA-type extradiol aromatic ring-opening family dioxygenase, whose product MEKTEKQPISLQPFLPQTPYPLYTLPSLFISHGAPTIAIENNRTTQALNKFGQNLPKPRLIIIISAHWQSQHLEINGNAAPATWHDFSGFQKALYTIDYPVKGDSLIAEQLAQQLQALGVSTSVNRLRPFDHGVWSPLVHLYPQADVPIVQLSLPQHFDSYACFQLGALLAPLRAEQVLLIGSGSVTHNLAQVQFDSAEVDAEAREFKYWLIHQLKQHMPTALDWRSHPFARHNHPTPEHLLPLFFAAGAGSKMSIVHESFAHFSLGMDVYRFD is encoded by the coding sequence ATGGAAAAAACCGAAAAACAACCAATCAGCCTGCAGCCATTTTTACCCCAAACACCGTACCCGCTTTATACCTTGCCCAGTTTGTTTATCTCACATGGGGCGCCGACGATTGCTATCGAAAATAACCGTACTACCCAAGCGCTGAATAAATTTGGGCAAAATCTGCCAAAACCGCGCTTGATTATCATCATCTCTGCGCATTGGCAAAGCCAGCATCTAGAAATCAATGGCAATGCGGCGCCCGCTACTTGGCATGATTTTAGCGGCTTTCAAAAAGCACTGTATACAATCGATTATCCTGTCAAAGGCGATAGCCTGATTGCCGAGCAGCTGGCACAGCAGTTGCAGGCTTTGGGCGTTAGCACGTCGGTCAATCGACTGCGTCCTTTTGACCATGGGGTATGGTCGCCACTGGTGCATTTGTATCCGCAGGCAGATGTGCCGATTGTGCAGCTTTCGCTGCCGCAGCATTTTGATAGTTATGCGTGTTTTCAGCTGGGGGCTTTATTGGCGCCGCTGCGGGCAGAGCAAGTATTACTCATCGGCTCTGGCAGTGTCACCCATAATTTGGCGCAGGTACAGTTTGATAGTGCTGAGGTGGATGCTGAGGCACGTGAATTTAAATATTGGTTGATTCATCAACTCAAACAACATATGCCAACGGCTTTAGATTGGCGGTCACATCCATTTGCTCGTCACAATCACCCCACCCCTGAGCATTTATTGCCGTTATTTTTTGCGGCGGGCGCAGGCTCAAAGATGAGCATCGTGCATGAAAGTTTTGCCCATTTTAGTTTGGGTATGGATGTGTATCGGTTTGATTAA
- the phoR gene encoding phosphate regulon sensor histidine kinase PhoR, with protein MWASISPVVTAGVAGLLIGGLLGFWGWGLAIGLCLYQLYFLWSIQRFKAWYNKNPDELPPAFEPNLNVIASNIYQVNRQEKLAHQQTVSLVQKVRDSLSALQDSIMLIDKNDCIEWWNNSAERLFHFKAPDQGRNVLTIIRNPLFHQYYHHIEDYPDGVRIHSPSNIERYVQCKITKFGQEKLLLIYDVTRFQHLEQMRKDFVANVSHELRTPLTVIMGYVETLSEQPDLDPRIARAFTQMMQQSQRMNNIINDLLLLSRLENDEKPTEPKDIDIPKMLMQLFDDAQMYNKSYDHMIHLHIDSTLHILGYEDYLRSALSNLITNAMKYTPKGGEISISWYECDAGVCFSVTDNGIGIEQRHIQRLTERFYRVDTGRSRDTGGTGLGLAIVKHVLYQHHATLDITSTVGKGSTFTVTFPKSASIPTQSLNPASPQS; from the coding sequence ATGTGGGCGAGCATTTCACCCGTCGTGACAGCTGGGGTTGCCGGGCTGTTGATTGGCGGGCTATTAGGGTTTTGGGGTTGGGGACTGGCGATAGGGCTGTGCCTCTATCAGCTATATTTTTTATGGTCGATACAACGCTTTAAAGCATGGTATAACAAAAATCCCGATGAGCTACCGCCTGCATTTGAGCCCAACCTTAATGTCATCGCCAGTAATATCTACCAAGTCAATCGCCAAGAGAAATTGGCACATCAGCAAACCGTTTCTCTGGTGCAAAAAGTGCGCGACTCGCTAAGCGCATTGCAAGACTCGATTATGCTGATTGATAAAAACGACTGTATCGAATGGTGGAACAACTCTGCCGAGCGGCTTTTTCATTTTAAAGCGCCCGACCAAGGTCGCAATGTGTTGACCATTATTCGCAACCCGCTTTTTCATCAATATTATCACCACATTGAAGACTATCCCGATGGCGTGCGTATCCACAGCCCCTCTAATATCGAGCGCTATGTGCAGTGCAAGATTACCAAATTTGGGCAAGAAAAATTACTGCTGATTTATGATGTCACCCGTTTTCAGCACTTAGAACAGATGCGAAAAGACTTTGTGGCAAATGTTTCGCATGAACTTCGCACGCCGCTTACCGTCATCATGGGGTATGTGGAGACTTTGAGTGAACAGCCTGATTTAGATCCGCGTATTGCTCGCGCGTTTACTCAGATGATGCAGCAAAGTCAGCGCATGAATAACATCATCAATGACTTATTGTTATTATCTCGCTTAGAGAACGATGAAAAACCCACTGAGCCAAAAGACATTGATATTCCTAAAATGCTAATGCAATTGTTTGACGATGCACAGATGTACAACAAATCATACGACCATATGATTCATTTGCACATCGACAGCACGTTACATATTTTGGGTTATGAAGATTATCTGCGAAGTGCGCTCAGTAACCTGATTACCAATGCCATGAAATACACCCCAAAAGGTGGTGAGATTAGTATTAGTTGGTATGAGTGTGACGCGGGGGTATGTTTTAGCGTGACCGACAATGGCATTGGCATCGAGCAGCGCCATATTCAGCGCTTAACCGAGCGTTTTTATCGCGTGGACACGGGTCGAAGCCGTGACACAGGGGGTACCGGTTTGGGGCTAGCAATTGTCAAGCATGTCTTGTATCAGCACCATGCCACCTTGGATATCACCTCCACAGTTGGCAAAGGCTCGACCTTCACTGTCACCTTTCCAAAATCTGCCAGTATCCCAACCCAATCCCTTAATCCTGCAAGCCCACAAAGTTAA
- the phoB gene encoding phosphate regulon transcriptional regulator PhoB, with protein MKNETILVVEDEPAIREMIVTTLEMAGFDCLQASEVSQAHHLAVDHRPNLILLDWMLPNGLSGIDLCRRLKKDEMLSEIPIIMLTAKGEEDNKVQGLDAGADDYITKPFSTRELVSRIKAVLRRSSALSGEKPIDVGGLSLDPASQRVSANNKAVDIGPTEYRLLAFFMSHPERAYTRTQLLDQVWGGNVYVEDRTIDVHIRRLRKVLEPFGFADYIQTVRGTGYRFSNKID; from the coding sequence ATGAAAAATGAAACTATTTTGGTGGTGGAAGATGAGCCTGCCATTCGAGAAATGATCGTGACCACATTAGAGATGGCAGGATTTGATTGTTTGCAAGCCTCAGAAGTCTCTCAAGCCCATCATTTGGCGGTCGATCATCGCCCCAACCTCATCTTATTAGATTGGATGTTACCCAATGGGCTATCAGGCATTGATTTATGCCGCCGCCTAAAGAAAGATGAAATGCTCTCTGAAATTCCTATCATCATGCTCACCGCCAAAGGCGAAGAGGACAACAAAGTCCAAGGACTTGACGCTGGGGCAGATGACTATATCACCAAGCCGTTTTCCACCCGTGAACTGGTTTCCCGTATCAAAGCGGTATTGCGCCGTAGTAGCGCATTGTCAGGCGAAAAACCCATTGACGTAGGCGGCTTGTCGCTTGACCCTGCCAGTCAGCGCGTGAGTGCCAATAACAAAGCGGTGGATATCGGACCGACAGAGTATCGGCTACTTGCTTTCTTTATGAGTCATCCTGAGCGCGCTTATACCCGCACCCAGCTACTCGATCAAGTGTGGGGTGGCAATGTGTATGTCGAAGATCGTACCATTGACGTGCATATCCGCCGCCTGCGTAAAGTGCTTGAGCCATTTGGGTTTGCCGACTATATCCAAACTGTACGTGGCACAGGCTATCGCTTTTCTAATAAAATCGACTAA
- the asd gene encoding archaetidylserine decarboxylase (Phosphatidylserine decarboxylase is synthesized as a single chain precursor. Generation of the pyruvoyl active site from a Ser is coupled to cleavage of a Gly-Ser bond between the larger (beta) and smaller (alpha chains). It is an integral membrane protein.) produces the protein MTLFTTLQSLVPQQKISEIAGRLAQSRHPMVKKTFIRTFASVYGIKLEEYARGSFSQYDSFNDFFTRELKDGARKIDDDPDALICPADGMISQLGQIDKDQILQAKGKSYEVGQLLADYELGKAMQEGSFVTVYLAPTNYHRVHMPFDGTLVETIYVPGQLFSVNNETAENITDLFARNERCVCVFDTEFGKACVVLVGAMIVAGIETVATGKIKRSDRVQRQTHQMTLKKGDELGRFYLGSTVIVVLPKSAGIAWDAGLSNSVPVTMGQRLGTFLQ, from the coding sequence ATGACCTTGTTTACCACATTACAATCGCTTGTCCCACAACAAAAAATCAGTGAAATCGCAGGTCGTCTTGCCCAAAGCCGTCATCCGATGGTGAAAAAAACCTTTATTCGTACCTTTGCTTCGGTGTATGGCATCAAGCTAGAGGAATATGCGCGCGGTAGTTTTTCTCAGTATGACAGTTTTAATGATTTTTTTACCCGTGAGCTCAAAGACGGCGCGCGCAAGATTGATGATGACCCAGATGCGCTTATCTGTCCTGCAGATGGCATGATATCGCAATTGGGGCAAATCGATAAAGACCAAATCCTGCAAGCCAAAGGCAAATCGTATGAAGTTGGGCAATTGCTCGCGGATTATGAACTTGGTAAAGCCATGCAAGAGGGGAGTTTTGTCACCGTGTATTTGGCACCGACCAATTATCACCGCGTGCATATGCCGTTTGACGGTACCTTGGTAGAGACCATCTATGTGCCAGGACAGCTATTTTCGGTCAATAACGAGACCGCTGAAAACATTACCGATTTGTTCGCCCGTAACGAGCGCTGCGTGTGTGTGTTTGATACTGAGTTTGGTAAAGCTTGCGTTGTGCTAGTCGGGGCGATGATTGTAGCAGGGATTGAAACAGTTGCCACAGGCAAAATCAAACGTAGCGATCGCGTGCAGCGTCAAACTCATCAGATGACATTGAAAAAAGGCGATGAGCTTGGGCGGTTTTATTTGGGCTCAACGGTGATTGTGGTATTACCAAAGTCAGCGGGCATTGCTTGGGACGCAGGTCTTTCTAATTCAGTGCCGGTGACAATGGGTCAACGTCTGGGTACTTTTTTGCAGTAA
- the rlmH gene encoding 23S rRNA (pseudouridine(1915)-N(3))-methyltransferase RlmH, with translation MKARILAVGQKMPAWVQTGFDDYYKRIQPMLSTEIVEIPACKRAKNPSPAELEKYAITEGGLILQAHQAKNSAGKREQLICLDVRGKNLSTEDLAAKVGEAMQLGDDMAFVIGGADGISKEVLAHATFKWSLSNLTLPHPLVRVLLMEQLYRAMTIIHHHPYHRGDYF, from the coding sequence ATGAAAGCAAGAATTTTAGCCGTTGGACAAAAAATGCCAGCTTGGGTGCAGACGGGATTTGACGACTATTATAAACGTATTCAGCCCATGCTCAGCACCGAAATCGTCGAAATCCCCGCCTGCAAACGTGCCAAAAACCCCTCACCTGCCGAACTTGAAAAATATGCCATCACCGAAGGCGGGCTAATTCTGCAAGCGCACCAAGCCAAGAATTCAGCAGGCAAACGCGAGCAGCTGATTTGCCTAGACGTCCGCGGTAAGAATCTATCAACCGAAGATTTAGCGGCTAAAGTTGGCGAAGCCATGCAGTTGGGTGACGATATGGCGTTTGTGATTGGGGGTGCTGATGGCATTTCAAAAGAGGTATTAGCCCATGCGACATTCAAATGGTCGCTGTCCAATCTCACCTTGCCGCATCCACTCGTGCGTGTGCTACTGATGGAGCAGCTGTACCGCGCTATGACCATTATCCATCATCATCCGTATCATCGCGGTGATTATTTTTAA
- the dtd gene encoding D-aminoacyl-tRNA deacylase: MKAVLQRVKFAKVAVNQAPHPQQIVGEIAHGALVYLGLGHDDTLAMGQKMIDKILTYRVFENELGKMDKNVQQVNGGLLLVSQFTLLANTQSGRRPDFKPAMAPDTANALFAEIVAYAKTQYAAVQTGEFGADMQVSSCNDGPINFIFEL; encoded by the coding sequence ATGAAAGCAGTACTACAACGGGTGAAATTTGCCAAAGTAGCAGTCAACCAAGCGCCTCACCCACAACAAATCGTCGGCGAGATTGCCCATGGCGCACTTGTCTACCTTGGACTTGGGCATGATGATACGCTTGCGATGGGGCAAAAAATGATTGATAAAATCCTCACCTATCGCGTATTTGAAAATGAGCTAGGCAAAATGGATAAAAACGTGCAACAGGTTAATGGCGGCTTACTGTTAGTGTCGCAGTTTACCCTCCTTGCCAATACCCAATCGGGTAGACGTCCTGATTTTAAGCCTGCGATGGCGCCCGATACTGCCAACGCTTTGTTTGCCGAGATAGTAGCGTATGCCAAGACGCAATATGCAGCCGTGCAAACAGGCGAATTTGGCGCAGATATGCAAGTCAGCAGTTGCAATGATGGTCCGATAAATTTTATTTTTGAACTGTGA